The DNA region TGATGGCGATCGCCTGGCCCGAGCTGACGCCTGGCAGCGGCGCGCCATTGATCTCCGCCGCCGGGTACATGTTGTAGCGGGTCATCTTGTCCGGCCCCGTGATCTCGCGCACATCCATGAGCGAACCCAGGGGCACCATCTCCCCCGCCTGGTTGCGCGTCTTCAGCTTCGCAATGTCCTCGGGATGCATACGGAATTTCGCATCGGCCTGCGCCTGCACCTGATAGGTGCGGCCAAACCGGTTGAAATCATTGATGTAAAGCGAGCCCAGATACACCTGCAAGGTGTCGAATACCTCGCTCAGGGGCACGTCCATGGCCTTGGCGCGCGTGCGGTCCACATCCAGGAAGATCTGCGGGACGCCTGACCTGAATGTCGTAAACAGTCCGCTCAGCCCGGCGGCCTGGTTGCCCTTGGCGATGAGGTCCGCCGCCGCCTGCTGCAGCGCGTCCACGCCGGCATTGCTGCGATCCTGAACCTGCAGCTTGAACCCGCCCACCGCGCTCATGCCGCGCACCGGTGGCGGTGCGAACACCGAGATGCGGGCATCCTCCACCTGGGACAGCCGCTTCTGCAGGTTGGCGATGATGGCATCGGCATACAGTTCCGGGCGGCCTGCGCGGTCCTCGAAGGGGGCCAGGCGTGCGAACATGGTGGCGACATTGGACTGGCTGGCGCCGGTCAGGATGGAATAGCCGGCGTAGGCGTTGACGTGCCTGACACCCGGCGTGTCCAGGATGATCTTGGTGGCCTGGTCCACCACGGCGCTGGTGCGGTCCACCGAGGCGGCATCCGGTAGCTGCCCGTACAGGATCAGATAGCCCTGGTCCTGCTGCGGAATGAAGCCCGTGGGCACTTTCTCGAAGGCCAGGAAATTCAATCCGTTCAGCCCCGCGTAGAGCACCAGCACCAGCACCGCCATGCGCGTGACGCGCCCCACCATCCGCGCGTAGCCCTCGCCGAAGGCGGCAAAGGCCCGGTTGAAGGCGCCGAAAAACCAGCCAAGACTCCGGTTCAGCACCCTCGTCAACCAGTCCGGATTGTGATGGGCCCGCTCCAGCAGCAGAGCGCACAAAGCGGGACTGAGGGTCAGGGAGTTGAAGCTGGAAATTACCGTGGAAACGGCGATGGTGAGGGCGAACTGCTTGTAGAAGGCGCCGGAGACGCCGGTGATGAAGGCCGTGGGCACGAACACCGCCACCAGCACCAGGGTGGTGGCGATCACCGGCCCCACCACTTCGTCCATCGCGCGGCGGGTGGCGAGGCGCACCTCCTCGCCCATGGCGATGTGGCGTTCGACGTTTTCCACCACCACGATGGCGTCGTCCACCACGATGCCGATGGCCAGCACCAGGCCAAACAGGGACAAGGTATTGAGGGACATACCCAGGGACGCCATCACGGCGAAGGTGCCGATCAGTGAAACCGGCACCGCCACCAATGGAATGATGCTGGCGCGCCAGTTCTGCAGGAACACCACGACCACCAGCACCACCAGCAGCAGGGCCTCGAACAGGGTTTTCACCACCGCCTCGATGGACTGCTTGATGAACACCACGGTGTCGTAGACGATGTCGTACTCCAGTCCCTCCGGGAAGCGGGTCTTCAGGTTTTTCATGGCCTTTACCACCCCTTCCTTGGTGTCCAGCGCATTGGAGCCGGGCAACTGGAAAATCGCAAGGCCCACCGTGGGCTGGCCATCGAGACGCAGGGAACTGGCATAGTCTTTGGCGCCCAGTTCGATGCGCGCCACGTCCTTCAGTCGCGTGACGGCGCCATCGGTTCCGGTCTTGATGACGATGTCCCCGAACTGCTCCGCCTCCATCAAGCGGCCCTGGGTCGTGACCGTATACTGAAACTCCACGCCTCCGGGCGTTGGCGGCTGCCCCACCACGCCAGCCGCCACCTGCACGTTCTGCTCCCTGAGGGCGCGCACCACGTCGGACGCGGTCATGTTGCGGGCGGCCACCTGCTCCGGGTCCAGCCAGACGCGCATGCTGTAGTCGCGCGCGCCGAACACGATGATATCCCCCACGCCTGGCAGTCGCGCCAGGGTGTCCTTGATCTGCAGCAGGGCGTAATTGCTCAGATAGGTGCTGTCATAGCGGCGATCCGGGGATATCAGATTAACCACCAGGCTGAGGTCCGGGCTGCGCTTCTTGACATTGATACCAAGGCGCCGGACTTCCTCGGGCAATTTGGGTTCGGCCAGCGCCACCCGGTTCTGCACCAATACCTGGGCCTTGTCGATGTTGGTACCCGGCTTGAAGGTGACGGTCAGCACCATCGAACCCTCGTTGGTGGACTGGGAGGACAGGTAGAGCATGTCCTCGACCCCGTTCACCTCCTGCTCGATGGGAGTGGCGACGGTATCCATGACCACCTTGGCGTTGGCGCCTGGGTAGGTGGCGCTGACCACCACATTGGGCGGAGCGATCTCGGGATACTGGGCGATGGGCAGGGCGATCAGGGCCAGTCCCCCCACCACCAGGATGAGGATGGACAGTACCGAGGCGAAGATCGGACGGTCGATGAAGAAATGCGTGAATCGGCCCATGCTACTTGGCCTGTCCGGAGCCGGCTTGAGGCAGGGTGGTCTTTTCCGGCTTGACCGCGGCGCCGGGCTTGAGTTTCTGGATGCCTTCCACCACCACCCATTCGCCCGGCTTCAAGCCTTCGGCAATCACACGATACCCGTCCACCAGCGCACCCAACGTCACTTTGCGCCGCTCGACCTTGCCATCGGTCCCCATCACCCAGACGAACTTCTGCGCCAGGTCGGTAGCAACCGCGCGGTCGGGCAGCAGCACGGCCTGGAACAGCGCGCTGCCGGGGACCCGCAAGTGGGCAAAGAAGCCGGGACTCAGCAATCCGTCGGGATTGGAAAACACCGCGCGCAGGGTCAAGGTGCCGGTCGAGGCGTTCAAGCGCGGCGACTCGTATTCGATGCGGCCGTGATGGGGATAACCGCTCTCGTCTGCCAGGGCCATGTCGGCCAGCATGCATGCACCCACTCCCTTTTCCGCCTGAGCTTGGCACTCGGTCCCCGCCAGCCGGCGGTATTTCAGCGCGGAGCGCTCGTCCACGTCCACGTAGACATACACCGGGTCGGTGGACACGATGAAGGTCAGCAGGGTGGCGTCGGCGCCACCCCCTTTGACCAGATTGCCGGCGGTGATCAGCTCGCGCCCGATCCGACCGGAGATGGGGGCGCGCACCTCGGTGAACTCGAGATTCAGGCGCGCCGAATACACGGCCGCCTCGGCCGACTGCTCCGCCGCCACGGCCTCCGCTAGGCCTTTGCTGCGGGCGTCGAATTCTTCCTCGGAAATCGCCTTGGACTTGAACATCAGTTCGGCGCGGGCGAGATTGTTACGGGCCAGCGCCAGGCGGGCCCTGGCCTGCTCCAGCTCCGCCTGGGCGCGGCTGAGCAGGGCCTTGAAGGGCCGCGGGTCAATGAGAAACAACAGATCACCCTTCTCCACTTGCTCGCCAGCGCGGAAGTTTACCTTCTCCAGATAACCATCCACCCGGGCCCGAACATCCACCGACTGCACGGCCTCGATCCGACCGGGGTAGTCATCCCAGGTCCGGACTTCCTGGTACAGCGGCTGGGCGACTTTCACCAACGGTGGCGGCGGGGCGCCTGCTGGCGAATCGGAGGACGCGCCGCAGCCTCCGAGCAGGGACACCAACGCGATCCAGAACGCGAGGAGGAAAAGATGCAGACACTCGAATGGCCGCCCTGGATTGGCGCTGGCACGCATGAGTGTGGCCATGTTTCTCGTCTCCTGCGGGTGATGATGACCTGGATAATGCCAAAATGGTAACATACCCTTTCATTTTTTGTTAAGCGGCTGCACCAGGCGCATGAGCACCCCGACACAACGATCCGGACGCCCCCGCAAGGGCGAGGAAACGGTACGACGCGATCAACTGCTGGACCAGGCCATGCAGTTGTTTGCGGAACATGGCTACGGCAACCTGAGCCTGGAA from Methyloterricola oryzae includes:
- a CDS encoding efflux RND transporter permease subunit yields the protein MGRFTHFFIDRPIFASVLSILILVVGGLALIALPIAQYPEIAPPNVVVSATYPGANAKVVMDTVATPIEQEVNGVEDMLYLSSQSTNEGSMVLTVTFKPGTNIDKAQVLVQNRVALAEPKLPEEVRRLGINVKKRSPDLSLVVNLISPDRRYDSTYLSNYALLQIKDTLARLPGVGDIIVFGARDYSMRVWLDPEQVAARNMTASDVVRALREQNVQVAAGVVGQPPTPGGVEFQYTVTTQGRLMEAEQFGDIVIKTGTDGAVTRLKDVARIELGAKDYASSLRLDGQPTVGLAIFQLPGSNALDTKEGVVKAMKNLKTRFPEGLEYDIVYDTVVFIKQSIEAVVKTLFEALLLVVLVVVVFLQNWRASIIPLVAVPVSLIGTFAVMASLGMSLNTLSLFGLVLAIGIVVDDAIVVVENVERHIAMGEEVRLATRRAMDEVVGPVIATTLVLVAVFVPTAFITGVSGAFYKQFALTIAVSTVISSFNSLTLSPALCALLLERAHHNPDWLTRVLNRSLGWFFGAFNRAFAAFGEGYARMVGRVTRMAVLVLVLYAGLNGLNFLAFEKVPTGFIPQQDQGYLILYGQLPDAASVDRTSAVVDQATKIILDTPGVRHVNAYAGYSILTGASQSNVATMFARLAPFEDRAGRPELYADAIIANLQKRLSQVEDARISVFAPPPVRGMSAVGGFKLQVQDRSNAGVDALQQAAADLIAKGNQAAGLSGLFTTFRSGVPQIFLDVDRTRAKAMDVPLSEVFDTLQVYLGSLYINDFNRFGRTYQVQAQADAKFRMHPEDIAKLKTRNQAGEMVPLGSLMDVREITGPDKMTRYNMYPAAEINGAPLPGVSSGQAIAIMDRLAREELPPGFGFEWTEISLQQVLAGNVAFLVFPLSVLFVFLALAAQYESWSLPFAVILIVPMCLLASMTGIWLRGMDNNIFTQVGFIVLVGLASKNAILIVEFAKRRREEGLDRFAAAAEAARVRLRPILMTSFAFIMGVFPLVIAQGAGAESRQILGTAVFSGMLGVTLFGLLLTPVFYVVIQAWVDRREARRASHSPSSAAGPGGTA
- a CDS encoding efflux RND transporter periplasmic adaptor subunit encodes the protein MATLMRASANPGRPFECLHLFLLAFWIALVSLLGGCGASSDSPAGAPPPPLVKVAQPLYQEVRTWDDYPGRIEAVQSVDVRARVDGYLEKVNFRAGEQVEKGDLLFLIDPRPFKALLSRAQAELEQARARLALARNNLARAELMFKSKAISEEEFDARSKGLAEAVAAEQSAEAAVYSARLNLEFTEVRAPISGRIGRELITAGNLVKGGGADATLLTFIVSTDPVYVYVDVDERSALKYRRLAGTECQAQAEKGVGACMLADMALADESGYPHHGRIEYESPRLNASTGTLTLRAVFSNPDGLLSPGFFAHLRVPGSALFQAVLLPDRAVATDLAQKFVWVMGTDGKVERRKVTLGALVDGYRVIAEGLKPGEWVVVEGIQKLKPGAAVKPEKTTLPQAGSGQAK